From Astatotilapia calliptera chromosome 19, fAstCal1.2, whole genome shotgun sequence, a single genomic window includes:
- the pttg1ipa gene encoding PTTG1 interacting protein a, producing the protein MMGLRILLAVLLFGFGLASVFADSSTPENVCELKNGTSCEECLKNVTCLWCITTKSCVTYPVRTILPPHALCPLNDARWGLCWMNFQILIITLSVVGGILIIAFLVCLFCCCKCENIGSSRSEAKMQRQANKLRTKQDERRAEMKQRHQEIRQKYGLSGQNPYSRFS; encoded by the exons ATGATGGGTTTACGGATATTATTGGCTGTTCTTCTCTTTGGTTTCGGCCTGGCGAGCGTTTTCGCCGATTCGTCCACACCTGAGAACG TGTGTGAGTTGAAAAACGGGACAAGCTGTGAGGAATGTCTGAAAAATGTGACG tgcttGTGGTGCATCACAACAAAGTCATGTGTAACATATCCAGTGAGAACCATCCTCCCACCCCATGCGCTCTGCCCTCTGAATGATGCACGATGGGGACTCTGCTGGa TGAACTTCCAGATCTTGATAATCACCTTGTCAGTGGTTGGTGGCATTCTTATCATTGCCTTTTTGGTCTGTCTGTTCTGCTGCTGCAAGTGTGAGAACATCGG ATCTAGCAGGTCTGAGGCCAAGATGCAGCGGCAGGCCAATAAGCTGAGAACCAAGCAGGACGAAAG GAGGGCGGAGATGAAGCAGAGACACCAGGAAATCAGGCAGAAATATG GTCTAAGTGGACAAAACCCATACTCCAGATTTTCTTGA
- the sumo3a gene encoding small ubiquitin-related modifier 3-like isoform X1, with protein sequence MSEEKPKEGVKTENDHINLKVAGQDGSVVQFKIKRHTPLSKLMKAYCERQVSCCKFLSSMITCTLNFAVLLTERRHLHLQGLSIRQIRFRFDGQPINETDTPAQLEMEDEDTIDVFQQQTGGHC encoded by the exons ATGTCAGAGGAAAAGCCAAAG GAAGGAGTAAAGACTGAGAATGACCACATCAACCTCAAGGTTGCAGGGCAGGATGGGTCGGTggttcagtttaaaataaaaaggcacACACCTCTCAGTAAACTAATGAAGGCATACTGTGAACGACAGGTAAGCTGCTGTAAGTTCTTAAGCAGCATGATTACATGCACACTTAACTTTGCTGTTCTTTTAACGGAAAGGCGGCATCTTCATCTGCAGGGTCTCTCAATAAGGCAGATCAGGTTCAGGTTTGATGGCCAGCCGATCAATGAGACGGATACGCCTGCACAG CTGGAAATGGAAGATGAAGACACCATAGATGTTTTCCAGCAGCAGACAGGCGGCCATTGCTAA
- the sumo3a gene encoding small ubiquitin-related modifier 3-like isoform X2, with the protein MSEEKPKEGVKTENDHINLKVAGQDGSVVQFKIKRHTPLSKLMKAYCERQGLSIRQIRFRFDGQPINETDTPAQLEMEDEDTIDVFQQQTGGHC; encoded by the exons ATGTCAGAGGAAAAGCCAAAG GAAGGAGTAAAGACTGAGAATGACCACATCAACCTCAAGGTTGCAGGGCAGGATGGGTCGGTggttcagtttaaaataaaaaggcacACACCTCTCAGTAAACTAATGAAGGCATACTGTGAACGACAG GGTCTCTCAATAAGGCAGATCAGGTTCAGGTTTGATGGCCAGCCGATCAATGAGACGGATACGCCTGCACAG CTGGAAATGGAAGATGAAGACACCATAGATGTTTTCCAGCAGCAGACAGGCGGCCATTGCTAA
- the LOC113012768 gene encoding thrombospondin-type laminin G domain and EAR repeat-containing protein-like, with the protein MKQAGGVRGIHFSSPDTALSFPSSQILVNCDLFPKEFSIVLTLKVSDSAPKGNEYVFSLMGPKGRPVDQNKEENDGGSSLKSNKESSITGEEQHSQKTRVKSDGRLILGLKFSGKRLHFLYKGHRGVVEHWVFRGTQLADSQWHTLVLAIGSHHVKLTVDCSSPVEIIPSRPFPSDLNIQGSRFHIGSRGLWKGLFSGLLRQLVLVPGSDATHQICPSSDPQLAALSVPPLFLDLPATGAEDDRHGNTYETEARVSVGLEKSCSEQLQGQLWFNPLKKGLYLCDGTVWITVLEDRKRLDYVLEHQVLTTSSETHDIELFQVPGMGLMAAMAHRSASGSAVYLWTKTGFQLYQNISTNGALAWRHFSMGNKIYLVVSNSGGDRRFNKDSQADFSVIYKWSKRRKRFVQFQTLQTHCARDWEAFNIDGHTYLAVANHRQGDKNHTIDSVIYRWNRLSKSFEVHQMLQTSGAYDWEFFTVGPYYFLVVANAFDGVTTSLDSVIYVWVNGNFQVFQKIKTFCATDWEMFQIDSRVFLVVANGHRLHGNGPSQYTINSTIYELDMSAQLFVRFQDIVTYSAVDWEFFSLGQEYFLVVANSFNGESYSLNSILYRWQGYEGFVPVHWLPTIGCSDWEFFSAKGESYLIYSSAKAPLSKVFMLKTY; encoded by the exons ATGAAGCAGGCCGGCGGGGTGAGGGGGATTCATTTCTCAAGCCCTGATACTGCACTGAGCTTTCCCTCCTCCCAGATTCTGGTGAACTGTGACCTCTTCCCCAAGGAATTCTCCATCGTTCTGACATTAAAAGTCTCCGACAGTGCACCCAAG GGGAATGAATATGTGTTTTCTCTGATGGGGCCGAAAGGACGACCAGTGGATCAGAACAAAGAGGAGAACGATGGAGGCAGCAGCTTGAAAAGCAATAAAGAGTCAAGTATCACCGGAGAAGAGCAACACAGTCAGAAGACAAGAGTCAAAAGTGATGGGCGCCTCATTCTTGGACTTAAATTCTCGGGAAAGCGTCTGCACTTCCTTTATAAAGGTCACAGAGGGGTTGTAGAGCACTGGGTGTTTCGAGGCACCCAGCTGGCTGACAGCCAGTGGCACACTCTTGTTTTAGCCATTGGTAGTCATCACGTGAAGCTCACAGTGGATTGCAGCTCACCAGTGGAAAT CATTCCCTCCAGGCCTTTCCCTTCAGACCTCAACATTCAGGGATCCAGATTCCACATTGGAAGTCGGGGGCTGTGGAAGGGCTTGTTTTCA GGTCTACTGCGACAGCTGGTTTTGGTGCCAGGTTCAGATGCTACCCATCAGATCTGCCCCTCTTCTGACCCCCAGCTAGCAGCTCTGTCAGTACCACCACTGTTTTTAGACCTGCCAGCCACAGGAGCAGAAGATGATAGACATGGGAATACCTATG AAACTGAAGCTAGAGTGTCTGTGGGCTTGGAGAAGTCATGCTCAGAGCAGCTACAGGGCCAGCTGTGGTTTAATCCCCTCAAAAAGGGCCTCTACCTCTGTGACGGTACAGTTTGGATCACTGTGTTAGAAG ATCGCAAAAGGCTGGACTATGTGCTGGAACATCAGGTGCTCACCACCAGCTCAGAGACCCACGACATAGAG CTGTTCCAGGTACCTGGTATGGGTCTGATGGCTGCTATGGCTCATCGGTCGGCATCTGGCTCTGCTGTGTATCTCTGGACTAAAACAGGTTTCCAACTCTATCAGAATATCAGCACCAACGGAGCCCTGGCTTGGAGGCATTTCAGCATGGGCAATAAG aTATATCTGGTGGTGTCTAATTCTGGGGGAGACAGGCGATTTAACAAAGACTCACAGGCGGACTTTTCTGTGATTTACAAGTGgagcaaaaggagaaaaagatttGTGCAGTTCCAGACTCTGCAGACGCACTGTGCCCGAGACTGGGAGGCATTTAATATAGATGGACATACATATCTTGCTGTCGCTAATCATAGACAag GTGACAAGAATCACACTATAGACAGTGTGATATACAGGTGGAACAGATTATCAAAGTCTTTTGAGGTCCACCAGATGCTCCAGACTTCAGGGGCGTACGACTGGGAGTTCTTCACTGTCGGACCTTACTATTTCCTGGTGGTCGCCAATGCTTTTGATGGCGTGACCACTTCTTTAGACTCCGTCATCTACGTTTGGGTGAATGGAAACTTCCAGGTGTTCCAGAAAATTAAG ACGTTCTGTGCCACAGACTGGGAAATGTTCCAGATTGACAGCAgagtttttttggttgttgCCAATGGACACAGACTCCATGGTAATGGACCGAGTCAGTACACCATTAACTCCACTATCTATGAACTGGACATGAGTGCACAGCTGTTTGTCCGCTTCCAGGACATTGTCACCTACAG TGCAGTGGATTGGGAGTTCTTCAGCCTTGGGCAGGAATATTTTCTGGTTGTTGCTAACTCCTTCAATGGAGAATCCTACTCTCTCAACAGCATTCTCTACAG gTGGCAGGGATATGAAGGATTCGTTCCTGTTCATTGGCTGCCAACGATCGGGTGCAGTGACTGGGAATTTTTCAGCGCTAAAGGAGAATCATATTTAATCTACTCCAGTGCCAAGGCACCGCTCTCCAAAGTGTTCATGCTGAAAACCTactag